A genomic segment from Halomonas sp. TA22 encodes:
- the treY gene encoding malto-oligosyltrehalose synthase — translation MSEIRATVRLQFHRGFTLDDALQWVDYFAELGISHVYASPLLASRAGSPHGYDGIDPTRIDPELGGEEALERLVTKLRSREMGLILDIVPNHVAVGGSENRWWQDVLAWGRKSPFADFFDIDWHSPDPLLQGKLLMPFLGEPYGDLLRSGELALHFATETTSFHLDYHEHRFPLDPSSYGDILRHAEHGALREMAVGFDALASRSDAYTAVEETRQQLRQRLAEVPARDALAEALARFDGSDELGARRLHELLERQHYRLAWWRTASDEINWRRFFDITELGGLRVEVPEVFEATHALIFQLVEAGWVDGLRVDHVDGLADPAGYCRRLRQRLDALAEKRPPHVPRRVALYLEKILGTGEALHDDWHVDGTTGYEFMNEVSGLQHDPAGAEPLAALWRDVSGRDDDFLAEVRQARGEMLESALASEFDACGRALLAVARSELATRDITLGAIKRALRALVIHFPIYRTYADDGGRPTQDAAFFHQAMEEARRELNPPEVAVLDQLEKWLGGEAPIDCPATNARGLRRRAIVRFQQLTSPVAAKAVEDTAGYRSAVLISRNDVGFDPEHFSRSGQDFHTACLERRAHFPGTLLATATHDHKRGEDVRARLAVISEWSHRFSEHVRRWQEEASGLRQRLPSGTAPSPGDELILYQLMLGAWSPELDPDDRDAMQVFVERLGQWQLKALREGKLRSHWLWPDETYEAACRAYLEGVLADPALRADIAGAARALDLPGAVNGLSQTVLRLTVPGVPDLYQGTEFWDYSLVDPDNRREVDYAARQEALKACRMPEEALTHWRDGEVKQAVINRVLALRQASPALFESGDYVPLEMEGERANHLLAFTREHGSQALLVIVPRLTANLLDAALPRFATHCWQGTHVKVRASLQGSWRSVLTNVSLRLSEGELSPAELLADIPVGVFVRDDTPASEGRDELFDHKGELRDG, via the coding sequence ATGAGTGAGATTCGCGCTACCGTGCGCCTACAGTTTCATCGAGGGTTCACCCTCGATGATGCCTTGCAGTGGGTCGACTATTTTGCCGAGCTTGGCATCAGCCATGTCTACGCCTCGCCACTGCTGGCCTCCAGAGCCGGATCGCCGCATGGCTACGATGGCATCGATCCGACCCGCATCGATCCGGAGCTGGGGGGAGAGGAGGCCCTGGAGCGTCTGGTCACCAAACTTCGCTCCAGGGAGATGGGGCTGATTCTGGATATCGTACCTAACCATGTGGCAGTGGGGGGGTCGGAGAACCGCTGGTGGCAGGATGTGCTGGCCTGGGGGCGCAAGAGCCCCTTTGCCGACTTCTTCGATATCGACTGGCACTCCCCCGATCCACTGCTTCAGGGCAAGCTGCTGATGCCGTTTCTGGGAGAGCCGTATGGCGACCTGCTGCGCAGCGGCGAACTGGCGCTGCACTTCGCCACGGAGACGACCAGCTTCCATCTCGACTATCACGAACACCGCTTCCCCCTCGATCCCAGTAGCTACGGCGACATCCTGCGCCATGCCGAACATGGCGCCCTGCGTGAAATGGCAGTGGGGTTCGATGCGCTTGCGTCACGCAGCGATGCCTATACCGCCGTCGAGGAGACGCGTCAGCAGCTGCGCCAACGGCTCGCCGAGGTCCCGGCCCGCGATGCCCTGGCCGAGGCGCTGGCGAGGTTCGATGGCAGCGATGAGCTGGGGGCCAGGCGCCTGCACGAGCTGCTGGAAAGGCAGCACTATCGGCTGGCGTGGTGGCGAACCGCCTCGGACGAGATCAACTGGCGACGCTTTTTCGATATTACCGAGCTGGGTGGGTTGCGTGTCGAGGTGCCGGAGGTGTTTGAGGCCACCCATGCGTTGATTTTCCAGCTCGTCGAGGCGGGCTGGGTGGATGGATTGCGTGTCGATCACGTCGATGGTCTCGCCGACCCCGCCGGCTACTGCCGTCGACTTAGGCAGCGTCTCGATGCGCTGGCAGAGAAGCGTCCCCCCCACGTACCGCGCCGGGTCGCGCTCTACTTGGAGAAGATCCTGGGGACGGGCGAGGCGCTGCATGACGACTGGCACGTGGATGGCACCACCGGCTACGAGTTCATGAATGAAGTGTCTGGTCTGCAGCATGACCCTGCGGGTGCCGAGCCTCTGGCTGCCCTGTGGCGCGACGTCAGTGGCCGGGATGACGACTTTCTCGCCGAGGTGCGTCAGGCGCGTGGCGAGATGCTGGAGAGTGCGCTTGCCAGTGAGTTCGATGCCTGCGGCAGGGCACTGCTGGCCGTCGCACGTAGCGAGCTTGCGACTCGCGACATTACCCTGGGCGCAATCAAGCGTGCCCTGAGAGCTCTGGTGATCCACTTTCCGATCTACCGCACCTATGCCGATGATGGAGGCCGTCCTACGCAGGACGCAGCATTTTTCCATCAGGCGATGGAGGAAGCGCGACGCGAGCTCAACCCACCCGAGGTGGCGGTACTCGACCAGCTCGAGAAGTGGCTGGGTGGCGAAGCGCCAATCGATTGCCCCGCCACCAATGCTCGTGGGCTGCGTCGACGCGCCATCGTGCGCTTTCAGCAGCTCACCTCGCCGGTGGCCGCCAAGGCCGTCGAAGATACGGCCGGATACCGCTCGGCGGTGCTGATATCTCGCAACGATGTCGGTTTCGATCCTGAACACTTCAGTCGCAGCGGGCAGGACTTCCATACGGCGTGCCTCGAGCGCCGTGCGCACTTTCCTGGCACGCTGCTGGCCACCGCGACCCACGACCACAAGCGTGGCGAGGACGTTCGCGCACGCCTCGCCGTGATCAGTGAATGGTCGCATCGCTTCAGCGAGCATGTACGGCGTTGGCAGGAAGAGGCGAGTGGCCTGCGCCAGCGCCTGCCTTCGGGGACGGCACCTTCGCCAGGTGATGAGTTGATTCTCTATCAGTTGATGCTGGGTGCCTGGTCGCCGGAACTCGATCCCGACGATCGCGATGCCATGCAGGTGTTCGTGGAGCGCCTGGGCCAATGGCAGCTCAAGGCATTGCGTGAAGGCAAGCTGCGCAGCCACTGGTTGTGGCCCGATGAGACCTATGAGGCGGCGTGTCGAGCCTATCTGGAGGGTGTCCTCGCCGATCCCGCGCTGCGCGCCGACATTGCTGGCGCCGCCAGAGCGCTGGATTTGCCGGGGGCGGTCAATGGGTTATCTCAGACGGTACTGCGCCTGACGGTTCCCGGGGTACCGGATCTCTATCAGGGAACTGAATTCTGGGATTACAGCCTGGTGGATCCGGATAACCGTCGCGAAGTCGACTACGCTGCACGTCAGGAGGCATTGAAAGCTTGCAGGATGCCGGAGGAAGCCTTGACGCACTGGCGGGATGGGGAAGTGAAGCAGGCCGTGATCAATCGTGTACTGGCGTTGCGTCAAGCGAGCCCGGCGCTGTTCGAGTCAGGGGACTACGTGCCACTCGAGATGGAGGGGGAGCGTGCCAATCATCTGCTGGCCTTCACACGTGAGCATGGCAGTCAGGCGTTACTCGTCATCGTGCCGCGCTTGACGGCGAATCTGCTGGACGCCGCCTTGCCTCGTTTCGCGACACACTGCTGGCAAGGGACTCACGTCAAGGTGCGGGCCTCGCTGCAGGGGAGCTGGCGAAGTGTGCTGACGAATGTTTCGCTGCGTCTGAGCGAGGGAGAGCTTTCACCTGCCGAGCTGCTGGCGGATATCCCCGTTGGCGTTTTTGTACGGGACGACACGCCGGCCAGCGAAGGACGAGACGAGCTATTTGATCACAAGGGAGAGCTAAGGGATGGCTGA
- the malQ gene encoding 4-alpha-glucanotransferase, which produces MSAGLQELAEAAGLIVEWEDSEGETCRLSEEVQRDLLGILGFPADDEATRSDSLQRLKRLNEPDSPAQWPPLVTADCDYPVALPTALEPGTPFTLHLEQGERHEGQVDAQGCLPGVTDMGYHRLAIANVEVTLAVSPRHCYSLMEAANQAHPRLWGLAAQLYALRRPGDGGIGDVQALEMLARQAAQQGAAALAISPTHAMFTNDTDRYSPYSPSSRLLHNVLYAAPEALLGKARVEAAIARCGLETQLCQLEADDFLDWPVAGRIKLTWLRALYDDFIAEQGADSETRKVQWRRFRQQAGEMLEDHCRFEALQAQRAEGNWRDWPEALRDPRSPEVARFAEDNAHDVGFYAFLQWLVAEGLSRAQAAAREAGMSIGLIADLAVGADGAGSQTWSRQREMLEGVSVGAPPDTFNVHGQDWGLAAFSPQGLVSSGFRSFIDMLRASFAHAGGVRIDHILGLLRLWLVPHGAPPTEGAYLRYPFKEMLRLVALESWRHHGIVIGEDLGTVAPGFREELASRRILGMQVLWFEQDEQGDFLAADDWTGEAMATTSTHDLPTVAGWWAGRDIEWRSRLKLLDEQQTAATEQQARREARAKLAATVGLAGHGKGPVTLEAADYPVSRVLDACARHIGATAAPLVLLPVEDALGLEEQANLPGTLDEHPNWRRRWNSEASELLGSPEVRHRLTLLHETRTSSHPQTREGNAAHE; this is translated from the coding sequence ATGAGCGCCGGGCTGCAAGAACTCGCCGAGGCAGCCGGATTGATTGTGGAGTGGGAAGATAGCGAGGGAGAAACCTGCCGGCTGAGCGAGGAGGTTCAGCGAGACTTGCTCGGCATTTTAGGTTTCCCCGCCGATGACGAAGCGACACGTAGCGATAGCCTGCAACGCCTGAAGCGCTTGAATGAACCGGATAGCCCTGCGCAGTGGCCGCCGTTGGTCACCGCCGATTGCGACTACCCGGTCGCGCTGCCTACGGCGCTTGAACCAGGTACGCCCTTTACGCTGCATCTCGAGCAGGGCGAGCGTCACGAGGGGCAAGTCGATGCCCAGGGCTGTCTGCCAGGCGTGACGGACATGGGCTACCACCGGTTGGCGATTGCCAATGTAGAGGTAACCCTCGCCGTCTCCCCGCGGCACTGCTACTCCCTGATGGAGGCCGCCAACCAAGCCCATCCGCGGCTGTGGGGGCTGGCAGCACAACTCTATGCGCTGCGCCGTCCCGGCGATGGCGGGATTGGTGATGTGCAGGCGCTCGAGATGCTGGCTCGCCAGGCTGCCCAGCAGGGAGCGGCAGCACTCGCGATCAGCCCGACGCATGCCATGTTTACCAACGACACTGATCGCTATAGCCCCTACTCCCCCTCCAGCCGACTGCTGCATAACGTGCTCTATGCCGCTCCCGAAGCGCTGCTGGGCAAGGCGCGAGTCGAGGCCGCCATTGCTCGCTGCGGCCTCGAAACGCAGCTGTGTCAGCTGGAAGCGGATGACTTTCTCGACTGGCCTGTGGCGGGACGCATCAAGCTCACCTGGCTGCGAGCGCTCTACGATGACTTCATCGCCGAGCAGGGGGCCGACAGCGAGACGCGGAAAGTACAGTGGAGGCGCTTTCGCCAACAGGCTGGCGAGATGCTCGAGGATCACTGCCGCTTCGAGGCACTGCAGGCCCAGCGTGCGGAGGGCAACTGGCGCGACTGGCCCGAAGCGCTACGCGATCCGCGCAGCCCGGAGGTGGCCCGCTTCGCCGAGGACAACGCGCATGACGTGGGATTTTACGCCTTCCTGCAGTGGCTGGTAGCGGAGGGGTTGTCGCGCGCCCAGGCGGCGGCCCGCGAAGCCGGTATGTCGATTGGGCTGATTGCCGATCTTGCGGTGGGCGCTGACGGAGCCGGCAGCCAGACCTGGAGCCGCCAGCGGGAGATGCTCGAGGGTGTCTCGGTGGGAGCGCCACCCGATACCTTCAATGTGCACGGCCAGGACTGGGGCTTGGCGGCCTTTTCTCCGCAGGGGCTGGTGAGCTCCGGCTTTCGCAGTTTCATCGACATGCTGCGCGCCAGTTTTGCTCACGCGGGGGGGGTGAGGATCGACCATATTCTCGGCCTGCTGCGCTTATGGCTAGTGCCGCATGGTGCGCCACCCACCGAAGGAGCCTACCTGCGCTACCCTTTCAAGGAGATGCTGCGTCTAGTCGCGCTGGAGTCCTGGCGCCATCACGGCATTGTCATCGGCGAAGATCTTGGCACCGTGGCTCCCGGCTTCCGTGAGGAGCTGGCGTCGCGTCGGATACTGGGCATGCAGGTGCTGTGGTTCGAGCAGGATGAGCAGGGAGATTTCCTGGCCGCCGATGACTGGACCGGCGAGGCAATGGCGACGACCTCGACCCACGATCTGCCGACCGTGGCCGGCTGGTGGGCCGGGCGTGATATCGAGTGGCGCAGCCGGCTGAAGCTGCTTGACGAGCAGCAGACTGCCGCCACCGAGCAGCAGGCGCGTCGTGAGGCTCGCGCCAAGTTGGCGGCGACGGTAGGCCTTGCCGGTCATGGCAAGGGGCCTGTCACGCTCGAAGCGGCGGACTATCCGGTGTCTCGCGTGCTCGACGCCTGCGCTCGGCATATCGGTGCGACGGCAGCTCCCTTGGTCCTGCTTCCGGTCGAGGATGCGCTGGGCCTCGAGGAACAGGCCAACCTGCCCGGCACGCTTGACGAACATCCCAACTGGCGTCGACGCTGGAATAGCGAAGCGAGTGAATTGCTGGGTTCGCCCGAAGTTCGCCATCGTCTGACGTTACTGCATGAAACACGAACATCATCGCACCCGCAAACCAGGGAGGGTAATGCCGCGCATGAGTGA
- the treZ gene encoding malto-oligosyltrehalose trehalohydrolase yields MSGNDMQGYFQPTYGAQVLDGATTRFVLWAPSARAVSVEVEGEPSRAMQAGDGGHFQLDVSCGHGARYRYRVFMQDDEQGSLVPDPAARAQFGDIDGPSLVIDPCHYEWRNVEWQGRPWHETVLYEVHVGALGGFEGVRHRLPYLVSLGVTAIELMPVAEFPGARNWGYDGVLPYAVEASYGSPDDMKALIDEAHGLGLMVFLDVVYNHFGPDGNYLASYADSFFRDDLVTPWGLAIDFREPAVRRYFIENALMWIEEYRLDGLRFDAVHAISERDFLTDMAEEIRQRIRPHRHVHLVLENEGNLSSLLNRQHFNAQWDDDWHNVLHVLLTGEHEGYYADFVENATSRLARCLSEGFIYQGEQSRHGRARGEPSGKLPPTAFVAFLQNHDQIGNRALGERLSVLADPEALEAATVLLLLSPMVPLLFMGEEWGSTRPFLFFTEHREELAEAVREGRRGEFADFSAFCDEKTRRSIPDPNARQTFEDSIPDFDNRETPPHAGWLERYRTLLGLRHREIVPRLKGAKPLGAKVLGDKAVVARWRMNDDSHLVIALNLSDEVAPTSAFGVGRCLYETRKGVAVAAESGELAPRAAAAWLRHNPGEDEVSV; encoded by the coding sequence ATGAGTGGTAACGACATGCAAGGGTACTTCCAGCCCACCTATGGCGCCCAGGTTCTCGATGGTGCGACCACGCGCTTCGTGCTCTGGGCGCCTAGCGCACGTGCTGTCAGTGTCGAGGTCGAAGGAGAGCCGAGCCGAGCCATGCAGGCCGGAGACGGTGGGCACTTTCAGCTCGATGTGTCGTGCGGCCACGGGGCGCGCTATCGCTATCGTGTGTTCATGCAGGACGATGAACAGGGTTCTCTCGTGCCCGACCCCGCCGCACGCGCCCAGTTCGGCGATATCGACGGTCCGAGCCTGGTCATCGACCCCTGTCACTACGAATGGAGAAATGTCGAGTGGCAGGGGCGACCCTGGCATGAAACCGTGCTCTATGAAGTGCACGTCGGCGCACTGGGTGGCTTCGAGGGGGTGCGCCATCGCCTGCCCTATCTCGTATCGCTTGGCGTCACAGCCATCGAACTCATGCCAGTGGCCGAATTTCCCGGTGCGCGCAACTGGGGCTATGACGGTGTGCTGCCCTATGCGGTGGAAGCCTCCTACGGCAGCCCCGACGACATGAAGGCGCTGATCGATGAGGCACATGGCCTCGGCCTGATGGTCTTTCTCGATGTGGTCTACAACCACTTCGGACCGGATGGCAACTATCTCGCCAGCTACGCCGACTCCTTCTTTCGCGACGACCTGGTCACTCCCTGGGGACTCGCCATCGATTTTCGCGAGCCGGCCGTGCGTCGCTACTTCATCGAGAACGCCCTGATGTGGATCGAGGAGTATCGTCTCGATGGATTGCGCTTCGATGCCGTACACGCCATTAGCGAACGCGACTTCCTGACCGACATGGCCGAGGAGATCCGTCAGCGCATCAGGCCGCATCGCCATGTTCATCTGGTGCTGGAAAACGAAGGCAATCTCTCGAGTCTGCTCAATCGGCAGCATTTCAATGCCCAGTGGGACGACGACTGGCATAACGTTCTGCATGTGCTGCTCACTGGTGAGCACGAGGGTTACTACGCTGACTTCGTCGAGAACGCCACCTCTCGTCTGGCGCGCTGCCTGAGCGAGGGATTCATCTACCAGGGCGAGCAGTCGCGTCATGGGCGCGCCCGGGGCGAGCCCAGCGGCAAGTTGCCTCCCACGGCCTTCGTCGCGTTCCTGCAGAATCACGACCAGATCGGCAACCGCGCCTTGGGCGAGCGCTTGAGTGTGCTTGCCGATCCAGAGGCGCTAGAGGCGGCAACGGTGCTGCTGCTGCTTTCACCGATGGTGCCACTGCTGTTCATGGGCGAGGAGTGGGGCTCCACGCGCCCCTTTCTGTTCTTCACCGAGCATCGTGAAGAGCTGGCCGAGGCGGTGCGCGAAGGACGCCGCGGGGAGTTCGCCGACTTCAGCGCGTTTTGCGACGAAAAGACACGCCGCAGCATACCCGATCCCAATGCCCGCCAAACCTTCGAGGACTCGATTCCAGATTTCGACAATCGCGAGACGCCGCCTCACGCTGGTTGGCTCGAGCGCTACCGCACCCTGCTGGGCCTGCGCCACCGCGAGATCGTGCCGCGTCTGAAGGGGGCCAAGCCACTCGGTGCCAAGGTGCTAGGCGACAAGGCCGTCGTGGCACGCTGGAGGATGAACGACGACTCCCACCTGGTCATTGCCCTGAACCTGAGCGATGAGGTGGCCCCGACCAGTGCCTTCGGTGTCGGGCGTTGTCTCTATGAAACCCGTAAAGGCGTGGCGGTTGCGGCAGAGAGTGGCGAGCTTGCGCCACGCGCAGCCGCAGCCTGGCTGCGGCACAATCCCGGTGAAGATGAGGTGAGTGTATGA
- a CDS encoding alpha amylase C-terminal domain-containing protein, with translation MRDDPCASPISIYRLYAKAWRHNEQGESLAWEALAVQLVPYVADLGFTHVELMGLTEEEAGPAFARFVDACHIGGIGIIVEWPLTLTEPPMREHQILDAARDWLESFHLDGLRLMPVTSHEDEATIAMLGRVMEALASQNQQILLFCQYHWPAAVSRISPRLLIWNTGWSHSVLAYLSENPELRGHHHARLTDELMGAFDAHYVLPILDREIDGSDGEHGESVTTWFGRMPGADDQRFATLRACLGFMWAHPGKKLLGMGAEFAQDKAWHQTGELDWSLLDHPGHAGVLRLVADLNRIYGNEPSLHYCDTQSDSFAWIVGDDVTNSVIAFMRYGAEGTAPLLVVTNFGTVEHHHYRLGVPALGTWREILNTESEFYAGTNVGNASGVRAQLSPSHGYPASLELILPPLSTLLLRQGDWPS, from the coding sequence ATGCGTGACGATCCGTGCGCATCGCCGATCTCGATCTATCGGTTATATGCCAAGGCCTGGCGTCACAATGAGCAGGGCGAGTCGCTGGCTTGGGAGGCGCTCGCAGTACAACTGGTGCCCTACGTGGCCGATCTCGGCTTCACTCATGTCGAGCTCATGGGGTTGACCGAGGAGGAGGCGGGTCCAGCTTTTGCCCGTTTCGTCGATGCCTGCCATATTGGCGGTATCGGGATCATCGTTGAATGGCCGCTGACACTTACCGAACCCCCCATGAGGGAGCATCAAATTCTTGATGCGGCTCGCGACTGGCTTGAGAGCTTTCACCTCGATGGTCTGCGACTGATGCCTGTGACGTCTCATGAAGATGAGGCGACCATCGCGATGCTGGGTCGGGTAATGGAGGCGCTGGCCAGCCAGAACCAGCAGATTCTGCTGTTCTGCCAATATCACTGGCCTGCCGCTGTGTCCCGAATCTCACCCCGCCTGCTGATATGGAACACCGGCTGGTCGCACTCAGTGCTCGCCTACTTGAGTGAGAACCCTGAGCTCCGAGGACACCATCATGCACGGCTGACCGATGAGCTGATGGGTGCCTTCGATGCCCACTACGTGCTGCCCATTCTCGATAGGGAGATCGATGGCTCGGATGGTGAGCACGGCGAAAGTGTAACGACCTGGTTCGGCCGGATGCCTGGCGCGGACGATCAGCGCTTCGCGACGCTGCGTGCGTGCCTAGGTTTCATGTGGGCGCATCCCGGCAAGAAATTGCTCGGTATGGGCGCTGAATTCGCCCAGGACAAAGCATGGCATCAGACGGGAGAGCTTGACTGGTCCCTGCTTGATCATCCCGGTCACGCTGGCGTGCTGCGCCTGGTGGCGGATCTCAACCGAATCTACGGTAACGAGCCGTCGCTGCACTACTGTGACACCCAGTCGGACAGCTTCGCCTGGATCGTGGGCGACGATGTCACCAATAGCGTAATCGCCTTCATGCGCTATGGCGCCGAGGGCACCGCTCCGCTGCTGGTGGTGACCAACTTCGGCACCGTCGAGCATCACCACTATCGCCTCGGCGTGCCGGCCCTCGGTACCTGGCGCGAGATTCTCAATACCGAAAGCGAATTCTATGCCGGTACCAATGTCGGCAATGCCAGCGGCGTGAGAGCCCAGCTCTCGCCAAGCCATGGCTATCCCGCCTCGCTGGAGCTGATACTTCCGCCGCTTTCCACACTGCTGTTGCGACAGGGAGACTGGCCGTCATGA
- the glgA gene encoding glycogen synthase GlgA: protein MGSVALQGVSTTSDASVAVDAVTSVAGSSRQHSLPSDSSHQGGSDSPFRILFVTSEIADFVKAGGLGDVSSALPRALSGDHDVRVLIPAYREMIESGQPIEVVGHLAAYADLPACDLGQITCSDGLIVYVLLCPALYEREGSPYCDELGIGWKDNDIRFARLALAAADIASGVADIEWCPQLLHLNDWPSALAAGYMHWRGQNTPSVFTIHNLAYQGLYDPSRLAALGIPSDAMTMDGVEYYGQLSFMKAGIAYASHITTVSVTYAREITTPEFGCGLDGLLRDKARQGRLSGIPNGIDDSWDPRTDAHLARAFAMNDWRGKRANAAHVRKMFGLAVSNGPLFAVVSRLVHQKGLDLTIGAAESIVRAGGQIVFIGRGELPVENALCNLAARFPGAIGVNIGFDEGEARCMYAGSDFLLMPSRFEPCGLSQMYAQRFGSLPIAHRTGGLADTIEDGVTGFLFDEMTLASYMHAIQRAFTIFQATDLFYAMRRAAMAGRYHWRQSIEPYSQLYHKVLHEEEGAATLQQAE, encoded by the coding sequence ATGGGCAGTGTGGCATTGCAGGGCGTTAGCACTACCTCTGACGCTAGTGTAGCGGTAGATGCCGTAACATCGGTTGCGGGTTCCTCCCGCCAGCACTCGCTTCCTAGCGACAGCTCTCATCAAGGGGGGAGTGACTCTCCCTTTAGAATTCTCTTCGTCACTTCAGAAATCGCCGATTTCGTCAAGGCCGGTGGGCTTGGCGATGTCTCTTCGGCATTGCCGCGTGCACTTAGCGGCGATCACGATGTACGTGTGCTCATTCCTGCCTATCGCGAGATGATCGAATCCGGCCAGCCGATCGAGGTCGTTGGCCATCTCGCTGCCTATGCCGATTTGCCGGCTTGTGACCTGGGGCAGATCACTTGCTCCGATGGCCTGATCGTCTATGTGCTGCTCTGCCCGGCTCTGTACGAACGCGAGGGGAGCCCCTACTGCGACGAGCTGGGCATCGGCTGGAAAGACAACGACATCCGCTTCGCCCGGCTGGCGCTTGCCGCTGCCGATATCGCTTCCGGTGTAGCTGATATCGAGTGGTGTCCGCAGCTGCTTCATCTCAATGACTGGCCGAGCGCGCTGGCGGCGGGATACATGCATTGGCGTGGGCAGAACACGCCGAGTGTCTTCACCATTCACAACCTGGCCTATCAGGGGCTTTACGATCCCTCGCGGCTTGCCGCGCTAGGTATTCCCTCTGATGCCATGACGATGGACGGGGTGGAGTACTATGGGCAGCTCTCCTTCATGAAGGCCGGAATCGCCTACGCCTCTCACATTACCACTGTCAGCGTGACTTACGCGCGCGAGATCACGACACCGGAATTTGGTTGCGGTCTCGATGGGCTGCTGCGGGACAAGGCGCGACAGGGGCGCTTGAGCGGCATTCCCAACGGTATCGATGATTCCTGGGATCCTCGCACCGACGCTCACCTCGCCCGCGCCTTCGCCATGAACGACTGGCGCGGCAAGCGCGCCAATGCCGCCCATGTTCGCAAGATGTTTGGACTGGCGGTGAGCAATGGTCCGCTATTCGCCGTGGTATCGCGGCTGGTACATCAAAAGGGTCTGGATCTTACCATTGGGGCGGCCGAATCGATCGTGCGCGCTGGCGGCCAGATCGTCTTCATCGGGCGTGGTGAGCTGCCCGTCGAGAACGCCTTGTGCAACCTGGCGGCGCGCTTTCCTGGTGCCATCGGGGTCAACATCGGTTTCGACGAGGGAGAGGCTCGCTGCATGTATGCCGGCAGCGACTTCCTGTTGATGCCTTCGCGCTTCGAGCCCTGCGGCCTTAGCCAGATGTATGCACAGCGCTTCGGGTCGCTGCCCATCGCGCACCGCACCGGGGGGCTCGCCGATACCATCGAGGATGGCGTGACGGGGTTCCTGTTCGATGAGATGACTCTTGCTAGCTATATGCACGCCATTCAGCGCGCCTTCACCATCTTCCAGGCAACGGATCTCTTCTACGCCATGCGTCGTGCCGCCATGGCGGGACGCTATCACTGGCGTCAGTCGATCGAGCCTTATAGCCAGCTCTATCACAAGGTGCTTCATGAGGAGGAGGGAGCTGCCACCCTGCAACAGGCAGAATAG
- a CDS encoding PQQ-dependent sugar dehydrogenase yields MIQHDRPAWKKAPLPVAIGLAITTMSLSLAHADVEKSDDIVESGIESEEVTFNVVQVVSGLAHPWAVAWLPDGRMLVTERPGRMHLIDDDGVTELSNLPKIDTDEDQLTAPEGGNQGGLLDVAVHPDYEENGWIYFTYSSPGDDDSVMGDDEYGTGTALSRARLSDDGTELVDLEPIYAQVPRTAPGRHYGSRIVFPGDGSVMFSIGDRGIRYPSQDLTDPGGSIIRLNEDGGAFEENPFVNMEPGNLRPEIFSFGHRNNQGLALHPETGELWAVDHGPSGGGEQLYRIEAGNNHGWPQVSFGREYDTDEFIGIGQEAPGVTPPVHWWDTTLAPSGMAFYTDGDIAGWQGNLFFGALYAEQLHRIVLDGNEIAHEEVLLTETIGRIRDVRQGPDGMIYVVTDEEDGGIYRLEPEESQ; encoded by the coding sequence ATGATTCAGCATGATCGTCCCGCCTGGAAAAAAGCCCCCCTGCCAGTCGCTATTGGCTTGGCCATAACCACCATGAGTCTCTCTCTAGCCCACGCCGACGTGGAGAAGAGCGACGACATCGTCGAGTCAGGCATCGAAAGCGAGGAGGTCACCTTCAATGTGGTTCAGGTGGTAAGTGGCCTTGCGCATCCTTGGGCAGTCGCTTGGCTTCCCGATGGAAGAATGCTGGTGACCGAGCGGCCGGGCCGCATGCACCTCATCGATGACGATGGGGTAACGGAGCTCTCCAATCTGCCCAAGATCGATACCGACGAGGATCAGCTCACCGCACCGGAAGGCGGCAACCAGGGTGGGTTGCTCGATGTCGCCGTGCATCCGGATTACGAGGAGAATGGCTGGATCTACTTCACCTACTCAAGCCCCGGCGATGATGACTCGGTGATGGGCGACGATGAGTACGGTACCGGCACCGCGCTTAGCCGTGCCCGCCTGAGCGACGATGGCACTGAACTCGTCGATCTTGAGCCGATCTATGCCCAGGTGCCACGTACCGCCCCAGGCCGCCACTACGGCTCACGCATCGTCTTTCCAGGCGACGGCAGCGTGATGTTCTCCATCGGCGATCGCGGCATTCGCTACCCCTCCCAGGACCTTACCGATCCGGGCGGTTCTATCATTCGCTTGAACGAGGATGGCGGCGCTTTCGAGGAGAACCCCTTCGTCAACATGGAGCCCGGCAACCTGCGCCCCGAGATATTCTCCTTCGGACATCGCAACAATCAGGGTCTGGCCCTGCATCCTGAAACCGGCGAGCTATGGGCAGTCGATCACGGCCCCTCGGGGGGTGGCGAGCAGCTCTACCGGATCGAGGCGGGTAATAATCACGGCTGGCCTCAGGTCTCCTTCGGTCGTGAATACGACACTGATGAATTCATCGGCATCGGCCAAGAAGCCCCAGGCGTCACCCCTCCCGTACACTGGTGGGACACTACACTTGCCCCGTCGGGCATGGCGTTCTATACCGATGGTGATATCGCTGGCTGGCAGGGTAACTTGTTCTTTGGTGCCCTCTATGCCGAGCAGCTACATCGCATCGTCCTGGATGGCAACGAGATCGCCCATGAGGAAGTTCTACTGACCGAAACGATCGGACGTATTCGTGACGTGCGCCAGGGACCCGATGGCATGATTTATGTCGTGACCGACGAGGAAGATGGTGGCATATATCGCCTGGAGCCTGAAGAGTCCCAATAG